The following nucleotide sequence is from Mytilus edulis chromosome 13, xbMytEdul2.2, whole genome shotgun sequence.
TAAaccgatatctgtatagtataaaGATAccgcatagcgatatctgtagggttGTATCTGTATAGTACCCAATTGCAggattaatacatgtatttcgTTAATGAAGATTTAACATCTGATATAACTTGGTAAgaatatatttttgtgtgtttataCCAACTTGATAAGAATAGACCAAAACTACATGCTGTTCAATCTGCATTCAGTATGATCATACTACATATATAACATTATGGCAGTTATCAATTAACGGCAACTATAAATAGATAACAATTAGGGAAATAAGTATACCAGCAGGAAGGTTACACAAttatacggaagcgtattagcgccacacaacttttttttaatagttgttcctatatttgcgttataacgcaaacatttgcgttataacgcaaacatttgcgaaataacgcaaaccttcgcgatataacgcaaacctttgcgaatagcgcaaacatctgttttattttatttcttatttaaaaatcAAAGGAAAGAGCAGTTATTAAttgaggaggctgtatatattaaaatttattaccTTTGTAGtgattgcaaagtaaaatgcttgaataattagaacatatcattgactaatattgagcagaataatataagaagatttggtatgagtgccaatatgaaaactctccatctaagtcactattcgttaaagtaaaccatcataggcgaAAGCAGCAAACTATAACGGTCCCCAAAACCGATATCCAtgttattactagtatatataatacaaagaaaattgagaaaaattcAGGTTTTaccgataaaaaaaatcaaccctgctgATATAGCTATAacagaatataaatatacttcgaaagtaagctctcgtttgagaggTGTGTAAAGTTGGTTAGAAAtaagctaccctttggcaataaatgtatagaatgaagatgttttattaataaaattatgttctctccattcaaattgctacccaagcatcttacaCATACTTcactatattgaaatgaaaattcaatgactttccaTAAAAGAATCTTTAGatatcatattctgagatttattcttgcttcaaaattaaaaaaaaaagtttccttGTTAATTCATTtgaaagcagaaagatcattatGCTATTTGACTTGGAAGTTTAACAATTGTATGACATTGttttttgatcttttaatttaaatatgcCTATATACTacactatatctattttcttgttaaattataaacttttctgatGCActaatcagtcttaatttatgtataatttcaCTTCAAGTATTCCAGTATTCCAATGCATATTTAtcataatgatttggccttgtatgtatgtttctttttttatctactagtaaatcacaaccgaaatgaacgacagacggacatatatacaaaactgaaTGATTAATTAAAATCaagatgtttgcgttataacgaaaaggtttgcgttatagcgcaaaggtttgcgttatttcgcaaaggttagCGTTATATCGCAAaagtttgcgttatatcgcaaaggtttgcgttataaggtaaagataggaagaaaaatataaataaaaatgcgTGGcactaatacgcttccgtacaattagtttttttgttttttttttataaacttagaAGTGGAccttatgtatatatgtatatataactgTGACGAACACcaattaatgaaataataaaaagttttatgGTTCTTAACATTATTATTAAAGTGTCttctatttcagaaaaaaagaaaagtctGAAAAAATGACTCTTCATCTTtagtatgtttttgaaaatgacGATCAGCAAATGTGCAAATGAAATAAATGATTCTTTAATTATGTTTACAGCTCCCTGTAAATCTCTTCCAACGACATGTCCCGATGGATATACGAAACTCTTTGATCAAACTGTAAGCCAAAATTGTTACCTTTTCGGAGGGAATACTACGCTGAATTTTACAAGCTGGCATGTTGCACTTGTAAGTTTGTCAAATTATCCATATTACACCTGTTGCTTTGATAAACTTTCCTTCAGGTTTTTTTTTGCGTGTAATTTATCGTGTTGGTCTATTTGTCGTTTTTGAGTAATACAGAATGCGGTACTAGTATTCAATACACGGTGATACACTGATGCCTTTTTCATATTTGGAGTTCGTACAATTCACCAGTTTGTGCTTTATACCTTAGTATGtctctttttaatatatttatgatGTTTAAACATCAACAAACTATTGTTACCTTAAttcaaatgcctgtaccaagtcaggaatatgacagttgttgtccattcgttggatgtgttctattgtttgattttgccatttgattagggactttccgcattgaattttcatcggagttcagtatgtttgtgattttactttttataataacACTAATTTGAGAGGGTTTTTGAACGGTTAAGTATCCCTGAAAGGAAATATTTGTACCCTTTTAGTTGTAAATGTGCCGATCTCATATTTGCAGGCGAGATGCCTTAATACACCTGGTGCCTACTTGTGGATTCCAGAAACACCAGAAGAGGCCGAAGCAGTTAGAGTCAAATTCAACATAAGTaaatctttataaatatttatttcacgagcgttttttgtttgttaaataagaatgttatacatgtaggatcctcaaaataaaaaaaaaagatgaccaAAGGCATAACaaataacagaaaaattaattgaCTAAACATGTTATCTTCAGGCAGATAATTAATTgattacaaaaacatttttctaATCCAGTGATAACATGGCTTACCATTCTTTCAATGTTGAACTGACAATTATAGAGTATCACAATAACACCATGATTTTCGATTTGCGTAGTTTTATTGGTTAATAATATTCGTCATTTCAACATGAACCAAAAACTTATTAAATCAATGTAGGTTAATATGACAGAAATATTCGAAAACTTAAATAGAAACAACAGCCAAaccaaacataaaaacaaaaaaaaggaatgaaaatCATGTGGTTTAGATGctattttttaattagttgtatTTTCCATCTAATATAGACCATGAAACTTAACGGTGCGtcaggcgtattaaattataagcctggtacttttTGATAACCATAGACAATGTgtaatattcaattttaattgaatataGTTTTTATATGAGTCTTATTCAAGATATTGATCAGAAATGGGCACAAATATATGGTCTCAATATTCAAGTTCTGTTTCAGTGCCggcattttttataaacaaatatactgcaatacattttgtaaaagagTTAGAGATTCAAAATGAATGCAAAATATTTGCTTCAAATCTGATTTCGTTATGCATATGcagatttttttctataaaattaatGATTAAATGTTGCCAATTTTATTTGCTCTTATAGTTGAAGACGACTTTGACGTATATACCGGTGCAAACAATCTAGCTGATAATAATACATACGTTTATGCAGTAACAAATGACTCATTTGATTGGGACAACCTTCCATTTGGAATAAGTATATATAGTTTACCATTTAAATAAAGATAATGTACAAGTATTCCATAAAAATAACCTCACTTTGACAACTTACTACACATATTCCTTTCTTAATTAGTTTCAATATAAGGATAGAGTGATTGCCAATTAGACTCCTCTGGATCAGTGACCAAAGGACGAGCATACAATCAACTACTGGTCAActtccttcaataatgagcaCAACTCGTATCGTATAGTAAGCTAtacatttaatttgatttttgatgtttaacgccacttttaagcactgccTTTCGGCTATTTCGTGGAGGTAAGGTTTTTTTTTGGTGGAGGAAGCATATATATATACCCTTTTTTGCTGCTCTGGATGTTTATCCCTAAATGGAATATGTAAAcgaacaaaatgaaaaaataatccaTTGTTAATACACATCTATCATTTTTGCTTCAATCTCAATATAAAAAGACAGTGATTGCCAATTATAAACTGCAGGACGAGCATGACATCAATTACTTGTCAACTTATGTCCTTCAATAATAAAACTCGTACCGTATACTACGCTATACAAAACAGTGGCATTGAAAATGTGAAACatgtcaaaaagaaaaaaaaatccctttatgtatgttgaaaaaaaataaaggaaaacaaaaataatgaacagCAAACAACAATAACCCTTTTTTTTATAGGTTCCAGACTTTGAACATGCGCATAAAGAATGTGGTGAATAATGGGGTGGAGCTATACATTTTTTAACACTTAACCTTCTTCTCTCCGGTGCAGAGATCATATCCGTTCCGTTCAATACTTAGATATACTACACTCAATATGTTTTGTGTTTACCTTCATATTTGGCGAGAATCCTAGTTGAAGCAGATAAATTTCACATTCCTCCATAATTGCCACATTACTCAAACCTTCCGCTTAAACATTTTCGGCAGTCCCTGGTAGGTGATGTATTGGGCATCGAACTTTGTAGAAAACACCGAACTCTTGTCGGTCATGAGTCAAAAAAGACAATGTATGGCATATTAAGTGCACTATTGCGGAGCATGTATGGAACAAATATGAACTCTGCGCCGGAAATTGTTAACCTTCCTCTCACTTATCTTCTCTAGTACTCTTGACATATGGTCTTCCCTTCACTTTATTATAACTAAATACTAATTTGCACTATCCCTGATTAAAATACTTTATAATCCATTATAACTTAGCtcgtatatatttttgtttcatgGCCAAATGAagcacgcctccaggtgcgggaactTCTCGTTTTAAAACcaattggtggcattcggctgttaactgctctttggtcgggttgatgtctttttgacatattccccatttccattttcaattgtaTACGTTGATCCCCATTGTGACTTGTAAAGAAAGGATTTTTTCGATAATTTATTctgatctgggttttttttccagAAGATGGAGTCAACGGCCTTGAAACCTCAAATGGCTGTTTCGAATTAgaattcaaattttatgaaaacggGACAGCTTTTTTTTCATGGGATTCT
It contains:
- the LOC139501601 gene encoding uncharacterized protein; amino-acid sequence: MKIQCVAALLCLLMFLHSEGKYRGRGHYRGWTRGPYRGLTRGHYRGWTRGHYRGLTRGHNRGWMTRSHYTSSYNGQYEHGGKRYYHHKYKSQGNSPNSCEAPCKSLPTTCPDGYTKLFDQTVSQNCYLFGGNTTLNFTSWHVALARCLNTPGAYLWIPETPEEAEAVRVKFNIIEDDFDVYTGANNLADNNTYVYAVTNDSFDWDNLPFGIKDGVNGLETSNGCFELEFKFYENGTAFFSWDSDTCGEESEAYICEFPIAS